A single region of the Brachypodium distachyon strain Bd21 chromosome 3, Brachypodium_distachyon_v3.0, whole genome shotgun sequence genome encodes:
- the LOC100838106 gene encoding uncharacterized protein LOC100838106 has product MLWVSVPTSADNRTKERGRTAKLSSDNTHPFPPSRIMAAAEAAATTTILELDPSHERAGRVIDDIVRLEKRIFPKHESLARSFREELKRRNSGLLYSTSGGEEEEVAGYAMYTCATSLCASITKLAVKEGCRRRGIGEALLEAAVERCRRRRIQRVSLHVDPARTAAVALYRKAGFQVETTVVGYYSPERDAYRMYMDLL; this is encoded by the exons ATGCTATGGGTGTCTGTACCTACAAGCGCTGATAATCGCACAAAAGAGCGGGGGCGAACCGCTAAATTAAGCTCGGACAACACCCACCCGTTTCCTCCGTCACGaatcatggcggcggcggaggcggcggcgacgactaCGATCCTGGAGCTGGATCCTTCGCACGAGCGTGCCGGCCGCGTCATCGATGACATCGTGCGGCTGGAGAAGAGGATATTCCCCAAGCACGAGTCCCTGGCGCGCTCCTTCCGCGAGGAGCTCAAGCGCCGCAACTCCGGCCTGCTCTACTCGACgtccggcggcgaggaggaggaggtcgccgggTACGCCATGTACACATGCGCCACCTCCCTCTGCGCCTCCATCACCAAGCTCGCCG TGAAGGAAGGCTGCCGGAGGCGGGGGATCGGCGAGGCGCTGTTGGAGGCCGCCGTCGAGAggtgccggaggcggcggatcCAGCGCGTGTCCCTCCACGTGGACCCGGCGAGGACGGCCGCCGTGGCGCTGTACCGGAAGGCCGGCTTCCAGGTCGAAACCACCGTCGTGGGCTACTACTCGCCGGAGAGGGATGCTTACCGTATGTACATGGATCTCCTCTAG